The following DNA comes from Caulobacter mirabilis.
GTGTGACTTCGCCGACACTAGGCGTCGGGAAGATGGTTGATATAACAGATGTTCAGCGGTCGATGACCGCATGGGCAGGAGAGGGCACTCTATTATGAAACTGAAGCTTCTGGCCGGCGCGGCGCTTGCCGTGTCGCTCGTGGCTTCCGGCGCTTCGGCGCAGGACAGCACCTGGTACGGCGCGCTCGACCTCGGCTATCACTGGTCGGACAACACCAACTACAAAGCCACGGTCGGCAGTTACAATGTCGACCCGGACGATGACTGGGTTGGTTTCGCGCGTCTCGGCTATCGCCTGAACCCGAACTGGCGCCTGGAAGTCGAGGGCGGCTACCGCCCCGGCGACGTGCCGAACGTCGTGCCGGGTCAGCTCGAAGTCTTCTCGCTGATGGGCAACGTCATCCTCGACCTGATGCCCGACGGCGACCTGCATCCGTTCATCGGCGCCGGCGCGGGTCTCGCGAGCGCGCAGGCCGAAGGCGACCTGACCGTCGGCGGCGTTCCGCGGATCGCCGTGGACGACAGCGACGCCACCTGGGCGTGGCAGCTCCTGGCCGGCGTGACGGCCAAGGCCAGCGACCGCCTGAACGTCGACCTGACCTACCGCTACTTCCAGACCGGCGAGTTCGGCTTCCAGAACGACGCCCCGGGCGCCGGCAACGTCGGTCCGCTCAAGGGCAAGTACAACGACCAGTCGGTCACGGTCGGCATCCGCTACGCGTTCGGCGTGACCCCGCCGCCGCCCCCGCCGCCGCCGCCGCCTCCCCCGCCGCCGCCGCCTCCCCCGCCTCCCCCGCCGCCGCCGCCTCCGCCGCCGCCGGCCTACGAGGCGCGTGAGTTCGTCGTCTACTTCCCGTTCGATCAGTCGATCCTGACGCCGGAAGCCCAGACGGTGGTGAATGAAGCGGCTCAGTACGCCTCGGCCGGCAACGCCACGCGCGTCGTGGTCGTCGGCCACACCGACTCGTCGGGCTCGCCCAAGTACAACGTCCGCCTGTCGGAACGTCGTGCGAAGGCCGTGGCCGACGCCCTGGTGGGCCAAGGCCTGAACGCCGGCGCCCTGCAGGTCGACTGGAAGGGTGAAACGGAACTGGCCGTGCCGACCGGCGACGGCGTGAAGGAACCGCTGAACCGCCGTTCGACGATCTCGGTTAACTTCTGATCCGGATCATCGGCTGCTAAGCCAAGCGAAGCCCCGGTCGAAAGGCCGGGGCTTTTGCTTTTCTGAGCGTATGCGACTCAGCGCAACCGCGGTTCACCCGGCGTCAGGCGGCCCTGGTTTCGGCCTTCCGCGGGCGGCGTGTCGGCCCTTCCTGTCGCCCCCTGTTGGGGTGGCGTAAAAATCGCTTTATCTTCAAGGCCTTACGATGTGGGCGCCCAACCTTGACGCACCGCAGCGCGATCTGTAGGTTCCGCCGCGATCAAGCCGGGCTCTGGGGGGTCTCTCCCT
Coding sequences within:
- a CDS encoding OmpA family protein → MKLKLLAGAALAVSLVASGASAQDSTWYGALDLGYHWSDNTNYKATVGSYNVDPDDDWVGFARLGYRLNPNWRLEVEGGYRPGDVPNVVPGQLEVFSLMGNVILDLMPDGDLHPFIGAGAGLASAQAEGDLTVGGVPRIAVDDSDATWAWQLLAGVTAKASDRLNVDLTYRYFQTGEFGFQNDAPGAGNVGPLKGKYNDQSVTVGIRYAFGVTPPPPPPPPPPPPPPPPPPPPPPPPPPPPPAYEAREFVVYFPFDQSILTPEAQTVVNEAAQYASAGNATRVVVVGHTDSSGSPKYNVRLSERRAKAVADALVGQGLNAGALQVDWKGETELAVPTGDGVKEPLNRRSTISVNF